The following nucleotide sequence is from Cicer arietinum cultivar CDC Frontier isolate Library 1 chromosome 2, Cicar.CDCFrontier_v2.0, whole genome shotgun sequence.
aaatttatcttataaatgttgttttacCTTTGATCTGTAAAGAGTAAGAAACCATTTTTCTGACAAATTATCGTGTatgttttttgattaaatataatatcataattattatcacttaactgactaatacttaataaattatgtttaagacctttaacaaacaagACATGTTTAATAGAAGGGGAAATGACATTACCAACTCTACCTTAACCAATGATATGGCTTTTTTTCTTTCCTCCAAAAGTTGTTGTGCCTCGTTTGCTCAATGTtagttcttggaacatagaATTTTCTCACGTTAGGTGTCGCGAGCATCCATTTTTCAGGTACCATGATTGATGTTTTAACTTGATTGCTGAGAACATCTGCTACACAAACAATTTTGTTCTTATGTCCCAAATTTTGTTGGGGTCCTGGTTTGttatgaaggtgcaaacacgagaagtgGGGTTGAattgtttttgttaaatttgataataataagaAGGTtgattggtttttatgaattactgaGATAAGAAGGAATCGGATTCAGAGGCAGCAAACAATGCAACCATAAATAATTGGACACATCCTAGTTCACcaataacttggctacatccagacCCCTCCTTTAGAAGACTTTAAtcaactaattcaaataccttgaattacaaagaacCTGACCCTCAAAGTCAGTCTTCCCAAATAGcttgacaaccccagacttttgaggaactaaccacctgaaccctacaagtcaagtcttctcctaacaaacCCAGATTGAAAAAGGAACAAACCACCTCGATCCTACATGCCAAGTATTCTCCTAACAACATGACAACCCTATTTTGAAGAAGGAACTACACCACTATTGggtttaatacaaaatattggaactttaagtgtttgcttctaacaaagttgataataataataataactctcacactttaagaaaataacactcataaaatacttctaacttgaacaagtgtttcccTCTTCGAACTCTaaaatgaatttggaattttgagcttgattTCTTATACTCTTTTATGCTTTTCGATGTTCTTCTTCtttagccttgagtatctatttataggtaaaatttgggcttcaatttagtccttgtttaattccgaattgtatcttgttcagatagagtttgtaaattctttagattgattttgttcctattttgtttagatgagtttgtaaattcttcaaattgattatgttcgtattttgttcagattacATTTGTAAATTgttcagattgattttgtttatattttattgtagataaatcttgatcaaatcttcttcaaatcgtgatcaaatcttgatcatatcttcttttaaaattggtcaaagattttctttaattataaatatgaatcaaatcttattttagattttcatcaattataaatttaaatcaaatgttattttagattttcttcaattaaaatctgaatcaaatcttattttagattttcttcatttataaatctgaatcaaatcttattttagattttcaattataaatttcaatcaaatattattatagattttcttcaaaaacatgaatcttctttcatactctttgaagtcaaatctatttattctcataaaatacttttgttatcatcaaaactctaagtataaaatcaacttggttccaacatgtTAGTCTTGAAATGTTTCTTGGCTTTTCTTGTATTTAACATGAGACAAGATAATTTGGAATGACTTATCTTAGAGAAAATGGTACACAAGATATTAGAGGGAATAAGTTTAGGTTCAGTTACAGTATCTTCAAATCCTagacctcttttaccatttttaataactccataaatcatagaagcatatttccttctttccataccattaACAAGCaaatcttgaaatacttctttatttttatcagagtagcatgtggtattttcaattgatgttaaACTATGATCACTTTTCAGAGTTAGATTTTCAGCCTTAAGTTCAACAATGTAAGTTTCTAGAgttacattttctattttaacttcatcattttgattctttaaaacattaatttttcagttaggtttgcattttctttaataagtgttttcagttttaaagataatttgtgattcttgttCAAGAAGTCATTTATAACAGTACTTAAATCATATCAAATCAAGTCAAAAAAACACCTCAATTTTTGTATGTATTGGATCTAGAGGAAGAGTTCGTATTAGAGCTAAATTTGCTTGCGCTTTATCATCAAAGGATTCATCATAATTATCCCATGTAACCATCATACTATTCTTCTTAGTCTAGAATCTTCCATCTAATGTTTCCCTTTCTCGATATTTGGACATTCTGAcatgatatgtcatgttcattGCTTCCATAACATATGATGCTTTTCTTTtcatatttatcattatttccTCTATTGGACTATCTAGAATATCGTTTGGGGAAATTTCTCCTTTCTAATGTGTTGcatcttttgaatttttcagGATATGAAAGCAATTCCTCTTTTGAACTTGCTTATTTCCTTCATAGATTAAAATtagactatcataaatactctttattgtctccttgttggtacacttgtcaaactccttgaaagtgattgcatttatcaggAATATTttggacttatgatgcatcttgtacgtCTTCTTTTGATCAGCATCCATTTCTTTCcttagaatatcaataccatCAGTATTATCTGTAGTAGTATAACTatcttccaccaagtcccaaagttcaggatcttgtgaaataaagaaacttctcAATCATTCCTTCCAGTACTTAAAACGTTCTCCATCAAACAGAGGTggtatgttgatgtttcctccaacaTCTTCTTCACTTAATTCAGACATGTTGAACCCTTAgatctttcctcaaacactATAAAGTGCTCATCCTTGAGGTTGAATTATGAtgcaattgaaggtgcaaagaCCACAAGGAGGGTTGAATtatgtttgactaagttgataactttttcattatttaacTAAATTGGTTAagacttgatgatttacttggagtagaagaaATAACAAAGTTATACAAgtaatttatcttggttcaccactaacttggatACATCCAATCTCTTTACtcaaaaggatttaatccagtaattcaacaacttatattacaaagcacctgaccctccaagttaGTTTTCTCAAATAGCCTAACAACtccaaacttttgaggaacacacacaACTTGACTTTACCtaccaagtcttctccacacaatctgACAACCCCGGATTGCTGAAGGCATACTAACACCACTATCTGGTTTGAAtacaaaagtttgaaatttgagtAGTTAATTCTAACAAGctaattataacaatgactatcacactctaacAAAAAgccttagaaaatatttctcattcgaacaagtgtttctctctttaaaCTCTAAGATggatttggaattttgagcttgagttcttctactcttttttatttttattttttgatgatcttcttcttcatccttgagtatctatttatagataaaattaggacttcaatttagtcctagtttgtttgtattttgttcagatatagcttgtaaattctttagatggatattgttcgtattttgttaaggtcaagtttgtaaattctttagattgataatgttcgtattttgttaagattgagtgTGTAAATTCTTGATATTGAtactatttgtatttttttaagagGGTTTTCGCAAATTCTTCAGATGAAATTGCTTTCCTATTGCTTTCTTTGATCGGGGGGAACATAGTGTTGGACcagttcttgaactttcacaaataggaatatgactaagttcaattcagtattttttttctttgtcaaaatctgaatcatatttttggaaataataaatgtatcttctggTGAGtgatttttcttgtaaataattcttgatcatattttcttaaaaataatttgtatattcTTGTAGGTTCTGATCAACTTTTCTTGTGAATAATTCATATCGTCTTGTAGATAAGTTTTGatcaaatttttttgtaaatgattcatatcttcttatagGTTTTGATCAActattcttgtaaataattcatatcgtcttgtagataaatcttgatcaaaactttttgtaaataattcatatcttcttgtgataaatattgaccaaattttcttgtaaataattcatatcctCTTGTAATAAATCTTGATctaatcttcttgtaaataatttatatcttcttgtagataaatcttgatcaaatcttcttataaataattcatattttcttgtaataagATATTGAttatatcttcttcaaattttgatcatatcttcttttcaacttggttaaAGATTtgcttcaattataaatctaaatcaaatcttattttagattgtcttcaaaaacatgaatcttctttcatactctatgaagtcaaatatattgttctcataaaatatttttgtttacatcaaaactctaagtataaaacaaaCTTAGTTCCAACAgcaaaaactataaataaatcatataattcctttattaattataatcacaaaacaccaaaaatacaaatcaaccaaaatgcatttgtcctatttgttagactatatTTTAATGCATGCATGAATGTTATTACCTTATTTAGTCACAAAATGAATCACCCACACTGAGtgtttaatattatttgatatgttCCTAAACCACCAGTTAGAAGCAGCGTCATCACCTTTAGTAACCACCAGTtaccaatcaaaataaaatatttatttaatctcAAATTATCACCAAAAAAACACGTAATTCATAAATGACACATGTTTTAGAGAAAAACAAATCAATGAAGGTTCAACGCATAACATCATAACAcaatttatatcacatataattcaagtaaaAAAATGAATAGAGTGATACTCATACACAATTATGAGTGTCATTATTAAAGTTCCTACTAAGAGTGTACTAACGACGGATTATGTCAGGTTTAGTGTGTCCCTTATCCAGTCTCAATATTTGATCGGGCCAAATTTTAGACCATAACTCGTCCTTTAACCCGATCAAACTCAATTAATTGCGGGTTAATTAAGGATAAGACGAAATAAAGACAAGACCGAGTTTGTCCCAAGACGAGATGTCAAATAGTAATCCTTAAACTTTCTTTtagaaaaacaattaaacataaagAAAGTCATAATAAGTAACATATAATTACCACTTGTGAATTAATTCAACAATAGTAACTCATTATATTGTTTTACAAACTTTAAATTACTAAGTTAGTGATCCGAATGGTAATTTTTTTAGAGAGAGCGaatcaataataacaaaacATAATCTTAAAGTAATTTGGGATTAGACGGGTATTCCGAACCTGATCCTTTTCTACCTTGTCCTTGTCTTTTCCTAATTTTTCTatccttgtttttttttaaactggGTCAGACTCATCACATTCCTTAGAGAATAAGACGAATTCGTAGGGCGAGCTGAGTTTTGTACACCCCTATTATTTCAGTatcaaatataagtaaatatgattaattcttacttaatttaattataataatctaaaatatctttaattaatttaaattgtatttttaattaatcattcattctaataaaacaagtttttatgaaaaatattatggaGAATACACATGGTTTTATAGAATAAAAAGATTAATTCTACTTccttaataaatatttagttatttttgtttataataaaatagagaatctATCAGAAAGACAGAAGATCTCATAGTAATTAAGATCGATAGGAGAATTATTCGAATAGGATTTTTGATCGGAATCCACTGTAGAAATGAGACATGTCTTAATAAAGAGTAGTGTAAGACTTATATAACTAAAAATGTTGGGTATTGGGCTTGACCAATCTTTTATCCACTCCAGGAAAATTGGCTATTGTAcccccccatttaaacttataacccccaacataaaatttttgttgtaaaatacccaaaataaccctaaaaaaaacagtaaaagtcaaaataagaaaaaattcaaacactttacccccacattgaaaaatccggaaaagtaagttttcggaaaatttagtttttaccgGAATattcaagaggattgaaatttccggtagttcaaaatacataccggaaatttccgggttaactaccggaaatttcaaaaaaccaaatttccggtgaacaaaaaatgactaccggatttttcaaattttttgaaatttccggtagcttccggaaatttcaaaaatccggtattcaaattacaactaccggaaatttcagtttccaaatttccggtaacaattataactaccggaaatttcgatGCAACTTACCAGAAATTTCAGCAAGGTCagattttagagtaattttttttaactgctcgtaaatgaattttttaagaataaaattggatttttaacaaattgggggggtataagtttaaatgggggggTACAATAGCCAATTCTCCCACTCCAGATCAGTTGGCCCATTTCGATTGTTTATGTTAACTCGAGAGGAATCGACTTATAAATATAATCATCTGAGGTTTGCTAACCTACAAAGTTAGATTAAACTGACCATATTTATATGTATATGGGGGACAATAATTATGGTAATGTATTGTAATCTAATAACATAATGTCGTTTTATGCTTGATTTTAAACGTTGCCTTAATATTTGTTTGCATGTCCCACGCTCATCTGGAATTGCAAGCATAGTTATTATACATGTTAAAAACGTGGCCTCTTTCCCCCTCCACTCAAAAGGGATGTCATGTAAATACCATTGTCAGATGttcatttattaaaagaaaaaaaattatcaaaaaggagaaacaaaatatattttacatccttgattaaaagaaaatatattttttatctttataaaatgaTAACATTTTAAATGTagtatacataaataaattttatcaaaaattgctactttgaatttttttataaaacatgtGTTTTTTTGTCCATTAGCTAGGACTAACATAATTGTCCTTATTAAAAtaagatagagattaaaaataaatcaaatttatttaaaaataaaattaaaagattattatatgaatttagagagattaaaaaaattaatttattaaaataaaattacaataatagcATAAATATCTACGCTTAAATGTACTCGTACAATCTAAAAATATGTTTGCTGAAACAATTtggtttttgttaaattttatttacgtGTGAAATGAATTCTAAATGATAAAAGTCAATTCTCTTAAAAATCAGGGAATAGATTTCCTCatgttcaatttatttttttcaacataAAATCTCTTTTCAGAAACTAAAGacttaagaagaaaaaaacactaTGATACTGTTTTTGAATCTAACAACCATGATCCAACTTAATTTCAATTGGCAATCCTTTCACTTTTCTTTCACCTTTTAAGTTGTTTTCCACAACCACACATGACGGTGACTCCACATTTAATATCATGCTCCACCACGTTCCTCCAATTGAATGAGATCTTCTTTTTATAGATTTGCATTTCATAAGGAGGAAAAAGTGCACTGTATTCTACAACTTCAAAATATGCATTATTTCATCCCACGAGGGCCACACAAAGGTAGATGGAATAGTTTCATTAATTTCTTTGTAGTCAACAGAGCTACCACTATTGTAGTGCTACCAAGCagcataaatattatattttttctcgagaataaaatataaaaaaaaaatgattttaaaaaagttaatatatctaattaaaaattaaatacattaatttttcaaataatttttttatattttattttaaaataatatatatatatatatatatatatatatttaaataaaaaatttaattaaatatatggatatgaatattaaatattaatgtgttTAACACCATAAAGGTTTGTTTGTAGTCTAATGACTAAAATGATAAAGAAGTTGTAGATTCAATCTATACACTAACTAAAATACTAACATTATTAATTATCAATTGTGGCCGTTGAGAAAAATACTGTTTGTTATCTGATCAAGAGATCTAAATGAGATCATGAtaattgatatgaaattaattttctaGGAACACATGTACTAATTCGAATTATAATTTACCTAATACATCAGCCAATTCTAAAACGGTACATAAAAAGAAGACTAAAATTGAATGACAAATaagaagaaacaacaaaaatttatttgaagctcaaaaataaaaataaaaaagctgATGATCAGTTGGTGAAGTTTGGTAAAGAGGCATGAGAGTCAGCAGCCTTAGCAGCAGGAGATGGTTCAACATTTGGTGATGGATCAACAGGCTTCCCAAGTAAATCCTGAGGCAAATCAGCAATACCTTTCAAGTAAAAAGTGTAAAATAGCTTAAAAGGGAACACAAGTTGTTGAAGTTTAACTTGTCCAAAAACACCTTCAAAGATTCCAGATCCTCCTGTTACAGCTAGATATGTGTCTTGGTATGTTAAATAAGGTCCTTGAACTGTTATGTGACCATAGTCTCCAAAGTAAAAGCTGTAAATTGCTTCATATCTGTCACCCTTTTTCTCAGGTTCATGCTGGATCAGTATACATAAGCCTGAAGTTATTCCTAACCTTTTCTCTAAGTTTCCTGAGTACAGTTTGTTGCTGAATGGCACTAAATCTCCAAGTGAGTTCACTGATTTTTGACTTAGTCTAAGGTATGCAGGACTTCCTCTGTCACGTTCATTGATCTCATACACAAATAGTTCTTGAACTTTGGctacaaaaattaacaaatttaattaatgagatTATTGCTagttttttactttaaaaaaataaaaaatgctatTTGAAAGGTACCATAGCatgatgaaaattataattttaaaaagtggATTTGGAGTGAAAAATCTACTGCAAAATTGGATCTGAGAAGCACATACCTGGCTTTGACGAATTTGTATGATCCTTTTGGTTATTGAAGAAAAATGATGTGGTTTTTGTGTTCTTGGAACATCTTCTGGTGGTAGATACTTGATGGGTGGttgaaatgttaaaaaaattagctGGGAAGGACAGAGAGAGACTAGAAGAAACTACTTGTTTTTGGGTTTGATGTGGAGCAATAGAACTTGAGTTGGAAAGTTTGAGAGAAGAATTCATTTTCAGAGAACCCATGGAAGGTGATGAGTGAAAGGATGGTAAGAGAATGGGTTTTTAAAGGcagattttttataaatgaaaaatgttaTACAACCTtcattattaaaacaaaatttttccTACTATAATATCAACATAGgataaatatgtaaaatacTACTAAAGATTTATCATagttattttaatgaaaattcgaatataaatttatcatatCAAGAGAGTTTAATCTattctattaaatttattttagagtaCTTGTGAAACATAAGTggaaatctatttatttatttatttgacaagcATAAGTGGGAATCTGAAATAATGTTTTCTTGCATTTGTCGCTGTTGCATATCGCAAGCTATTATACGATCAAAATTGGACACTTGAAACGTGAACCGTCCAATAATTTGATCAACCACTCACAAACGGAAATATATGCAACGTGATGACGGTGGAGAAAACACACTGTGTTATATGCACTTCCTCGTGGACGGTAATGGTTTCCTTACCTCACGTGGGGACTACTTCTTTTTTCcacattttcaattatttaattttcgtGGTCCTTAAGTTTAAATCTACACGCGTTCTTTCCTTCTAGTATAGAGTTAATTAAAAGGTGAAGTTCAGACTTGAGACTCTACCACATGTGGATGCATATGCtactcaattttaaattaaattatcacGAGGCTTTCATTGTTTATTATAACTTCGTTGTTCTAAAGGGCTGCTATCATATATTCTAATATTCTAATTTGCAAAGTTTCATATACGGAAGGAAAATTTTACCCATACCTTCATTTTATACCCTTTCTCTACATATGGTGAAATTCCGCAATTGCCCTTGTATAAATACTAAAAATCAATTTCCATCACTTTTATGCTTTAGTATTTAGAACACAactaagtattaaaaaaattaaaattattagaaaccttaaaaaaattaaattattaaaaaacaatccgatatagaaaattttcaaatcaaaatctGTATAGAGAAACTCTAAAGTTTCTTGAAATCTACTGAAAAAACATTTTCaagtttctcaaaatagatTGTTTCGAAACTTGaatctctcaatttttttagattactttttttttaatttatttatagaatgAGGCGGATAAATTGGGTGTGTTACTTGCGATGCTTCTACTTCATCTTCATCCAGAGATCCTCTAGTtggaagaaggaggaagaaggAGGATTTTGTGCAGGAGGTTAATGTGTTGGTGTAGGAAGAGGAACTTGTATCAGAGGACGATTATGTACATGAGGAGAGGCTATACAGCAAAAGGAAGTTGTACGATATCCTAAAGGATCGTGCGGTAtcctaaatataatatttttttgtgcataaaatgtttatttaatttatttctattttatattttatttttatgcgGAAGGGACTCATGTTGAAGATTTATACCCATGGTAAGAAGATGCAA
It contains:
- the LOC101504350 gene encoding allene oxide cyclase, chloroplastic-like, producing MGSLKMNSSLKLSNSSSIAPHQTQKQVVSSSLSLSFPANFFNISTTHQVSTTRRCSKNTKTTSFFFNNQKDHTNSSKPAKVQELFVYEINERDRGSPAYLRLSQKSVNSLGDLVPFSNKLYSGNLEKRLGITSGLCILIQHEPEKKGDRYEAIYSFYFGDYGHITVQGPYLTYQDTYLAVTGGSGIFEGVFGQVKLQQLVFPFKLFYTFYLKGIADLPQDLLGKPVDPSPNVEPSPAAKAADSHASLPNFTN